A genomic window from Punica granatum isolate Tunisia-2019 chromosome 2, ASM765513v2, whole genome shotgun sequence includes:
- the LOC116197669 gene encoding MLO-like protein 2 isoform X2, with amino-acid sequence MAEEGEHTTEHQRYLDETATWAVATVCFVLLAISLLVEHIIHLVGKWLERKRKPALVEALEKVKAELMLLGFISLLLTILQEPISGMCISRKVAFTWRPCSGPPKVYPFGGGSASSGKDSCTTQGKVAFMTAYAIHQLHIFIFVLAIFHVLYCITTLALGTFKMRRWKLWENETKTPEHQYYNDPERFRFARETTFGRRHLHFLSKSPVTLWIVCFFRQFFGSVTKVDYLTLRHGFIIAHLTPENETRFDFQKYIHRSLEEDFKDVVGINPVIWFSAVLFLLSNAHGWYSYLWLPFIPLIVNVADNLSGWDKASNDHHKDGTKNSRARRRRKGQPGGSDRGRPFLVRSAPAHPLPHPAHPLSELFPTSLLRLEYVCIQKRKKLLPQQARRHHHQIINGGLNTSALQLCDSATLCSSHTDGLDNETDHLQQRGGYGIEEMAPHGKEACQGQQALQLGDTILKPPCHPRARLLSHPPPPQLPEPEPGWSPGWDP; translated from the exons atggcgGAAGAGGGAGAGCACACGACCGAGCACCAGCGATATCTGGACGAAACCGCTACTTGGGCAGTGGCGACTGTGTGTTTTGTGTTGCTCGCCATCTCCCTCCTTGTCGAACACATCATCCACCTCGTAGGCAAG TGGctagaaaggaaaaggaagccAGCTCTTGTTGAGGCCCTTGAGAAAGTTAAAGCAG AGCTTATGCTGCTGGGGTTCATATCTTTGCTGCTGACCATACTGCAAGAACCGATATCAGGCATGTGCATTTCAAGGAAAGTAGCATTTACCTGGCGCCCATGTAGTGGGCCGCCCAAGGTTTATCCATTCGGGGGAGGTTCGGCCTCATCGGGGAAGGATAGTTGCACAACGCAG GGCAAAGTAGCATTTATGACAGCATATGCGATTCACCAGCTTCACATATTCATCTTTGTGCTGGCAATATTTCATGTTCTCTACTGCATCACAACCTTGGCCTTGGGCACTTTCAAG ATGAGGAGGTGGAAGTTGTGGGAAAACGAGACAAAGACACCTGAACATCAATATTACAATG aTCCTGAGAGGTTTAGATTTGCAAGGGAGACAACATTTGGGAGAAGGCATTTGCATTTTTTGAGCAAGTCACCTGTTACTCTTTGGATT GTTTGTTTCTTCAGACAATTCTTTGGGTCTGTGACCAAAGTTGACTACTTGACATTAAGACATGGATTCATCATA gctcatctgaccCCTGAAAACGAGACAAGGTTCGACTTCCAGAAATACATCCACAGGTCACTGGAGGAGGATTTCAAAGACGTAGTCGGCATAAA TCCAGTTATTTGGTTCTCCGCGGTGCTCTTCCTGCTCTCGAACGCCCACG GATGGTACTCTTACCTATGGCTGCCCTTCATCCCCTTGATT GTAAATGTTGCAGATAATCTTAGTGGTTGGGACAAAGCTTCAAATGATCATCACAAAGATGGGACTAAAAATTCAAGAGCGAGGAGACGTCGTAAAGGGCAGCCCGGTGGTTCAGACCGGGGACGACCTTTTCTGGTTCGGTCGGCCCCAGCTCATCCTCTTCCTCATCCAGCTCACCCTCTTTCAG AACTCTTTCCAACTAGCCTTCTTCGCTTGGAGTACG TATGCATTCAAAAACGTAAGAAACTGCTTCCACAGCAAGCTCGAAGACATCATCATCAGATTATCAATGGG GGTCTTAATACAAGTGCTTTGCAGTTATGTGACTCTGCCACTCTATGCTCTAGTCATACAG ATGGGCTCGACAATGAAACCGACCATCTTCAACAACGGGGTGGCTACGGCATTGAAGAAATGGCACCACACGGCAAAGAAGCATGCCAAGGACAACAAGCACTCCAACTCGGTGACACCATTCTCAAGCCGCCCTGCCACCCCAGAGCACGGCTCCTCTCCCATCCACCTCCTCCACAACTACCAGAACCGGAGCCAGGATGGTCCCCCGGCTGGGACCCCTAG
- the LOC116197669 gene encoding MLO-like protein 2 isoform X1 — translation MAEEGEHTTEHQRYLDETATWAVATVCFVLLAISLLVEHIIHLVGKWLERKRKPALVEALEKVKAELMLLGFISLLLTILQEPISGMCISRKVAFTWRPCSGPPKVYPFGGGSASSGKDSCTTQGKVAFMTAYAIHQLHIFIFVLAIFHVLYCITTLALGTFKMRRWKLWENETKTPEHQYYNDPERFRFARETTFGRRHLHFLSKSPVTLWIVCFFRQFFGSVTKVDYLTLRHGFIIAHLTPENETRFDFQKYIHRSLEEDFKDVVGINPVIWFSAVLFLLSNAHGWYSYLWLPFIPLIIILVVGTKLQMIITKMGLKIQERGDVVKGSPVVQTGDDLFWFGRPQLILFLIQLTLFQNSFQLAFFAWSTYAFKNVRNCFHSKLEDIIIRLSMGVLIQVLCSYVTLPLYALVIQMGSTMKPTIFNNGVATALKKWHHTAKKHAKDNKHSNSVTPFSSRPATPEHGSSPIHLLHNYQNRSQDGPPAGTPREESQVDTEHWAVTVGSHSPSPPQSQMTRTRTGAGQRGLTPYSGGSRAPED, via the exons atggcgGAAGAGGGAGAGCACACGACCGAGCACCAGCGATATCTGGACGAAACCGCTACTTGGGCAGTGGCGACTGTGTGTTTTGTGTTGCTCGCCATCTCCCTCCTTGTCGAACACATCATCCACCTCGTAGGCAAG TGGctagaaaggaaaaggaagccAGCTCTTGTTGAGGCCCTTGAGAAAGTTAAAGCAG AGCTTATGCTGCTGGGGTTCATATCTTTGCTGCTGACCATACTGCAAGAACCGATATCAGGCATGTGCATTTCAAGGAAAGTAGCATTTACCTGGCGCCCATGTAGTGGGCCGCCCAAGGTTTATCCATTCGGGGGAGGTTCGGCCTCATCGGGGAAGGATAGTTGCACAACGCAG GGCAAAGTAGCATTTATGACAGCATATGCGATTCACCAGCTTCACATATTCATCTTTGTGCTGGCAATATTTCATGTTCTCTACTGCATCACAACCTTGGCCTTGGGCACTTTCAAG ATGAGGAGGTGGAAGTTGTGGGAAAACGAGACAAAGACACCTGAACATCAATATTACAATG aTCCTGAGAGGTTTAGATTTGCAAGGGAGACAACATTTGGGAGAAGGCATTTGCATTTTTTGAGCAAGTCACCTGTTACTCTTTGGATT GTTTGTTTCTTCAGACAATTCTTTGGGTCTGTGACCAAAGTTGACTACTTGACATTAAGACATGGATTCATCATA gctcatctgaccCCTGAAAACGAGACAAGGTTCGACTTCCAGAAATACATCCACAGGTCACTGGAGGAGGATTTCAAAGACGTAGTCGGCATAAA TCCAGTTATTTGGTTCTCCGCGGTGCTCTTCCTGCTCTCGAACGCCCACG GATGGTACTCTTACCTATGGCTGCCCTTCATCCCCTTGATT ATAATCTTAGTGGTTGGGACAAAGCTTCAAATGATCATCACAAAGATGGGACTAAAAATTCAAGAGCGAGGAGACGTCGTAAAGGGCAGCCCGGTGGTTCAGACCGGGGACGACCTTTTCTGGTTCGGTCGGCCCCAGCTCATCCTCTTCCTCATCCAGCTCACCCTCTTTCAG AACTCTTTCCAACTAGCCTTCTTCGCTTGGAGTACG TATGCATTCAAAAACGTAAGAAACTGCTTCCACAGCAAGCTCGAAGACATCATCATCAGATTATCAATGGG GGTCTTAATACAAGTGCTTTGCAGTTATGTGACTCTGCCACTCTATGCTCTAGTCATACAG ATGGGCTCGACAATGAAACCGACCATCTTCAACAACGGGGTGGCTACGGCATTGAAGAAATGGCACCACACGGCAAAGAAGCATGCCAAGGACAACAAGCACTCCAACTCGGTGACACCATTCTCAAGCCGCCCTGCCACCCCAGAGCACGGCTCCTCTCCCATCCACCTCCTCCACAACTACCAGAACCGGAGCCAGGATGGTCCCCCGGCTGGGACCCCTAGGGAGGAATCACAGGTCGACACTGAGCACTGGGCGGTGACGGTTGGGTCGCATTCCCCTTCGCCGCCGCAGAGTCAGATGACTCGCACTAGAACAGGAGCTGGACAAAGAGGGCTGACACCCTACTCAGGGGGCAGTAGAGCTCCAGAGGACTAG